DNA from Flavobacterium aestivum:
ATGGCTAAATATCATTTTACTAATAAAGCGCTTGACGACTTAACGGATATTTGGGATTACACCGTTGAAGAATGGTCACAAAATCAGGCTGAGAAATATTACAATCTAATTATGGCTTCTTGTATGGATTTGGCTAATAATCCACAATTTGGAAAATCTTATGAAATAATTTCATCAAATGTACTTGGTTATAAATGTGGAGAACATATTATTTTCTATAGAGAGATTTCAAAAAATGAAATAGAGATTCTAAGAGTTTTACACGGGATGATGGATTTGAAAAGCAAAATATAGAAACTTCATATAACAATAATAACGGAAAGTTGGCTTTGTATTTGGAATGATTTGCTTCGCCTGTTCGCTATCGCTCGGGTGGTAAACCCTCAAATAGAGTTTGATTTAGTCCCAAAACCGCTGTAGTAGTGGGGCGTTGTGGGTAATACTAACGTAGAAATGATGAATTAATTAAATT
Protein-coding regions in this window:
- a CDS encoding type II toxin-antitoxin system RelE/ParE family toxin, with the translated sequence MAKYHFTNKALDDLTDIWDYTVEEWSQNQAEKYYNLIMASCMDLANNPQFGKSYEIISSNVLGYKCGEHIIFYREISKNEIEILRVLHGMMDLKSKI